A genomic window from Variovorax paradoxus includes:
- a CDS encoding putative toxin-antitoxin system toxin component, PIN family, with product MTLTEPSAPVVIDTNIALDLLVFEDPAWGPLTARLAAGELRWLVTAAMRTELERVLGYPLIARRMAQRKLQVPTVLADFDARVQMVEGIPPRAPCVCSDPDDQVFIDLAVAHRALLLSKDRAVLSMKKRLALRGVAVQAAFGP from the coding sequence ATGACGTTGACAGAACCCTCCGCCCCCGTCGTCATCGACACCAACATCGCGCTCGACCTGCTGGTCTTCGAAGATCCGGCATGGGGCCCGCTGACCGCACGGCTTGCGGCAGGAGAACTGCGCTGGCTGGTTACGGCCGCCATGCGCACAGAACTCGAACGCGTGCTGGGCTATCCGCTGATTGCAAGACGCATGGCGCAGCGGAAGCTGCAAGTGCCGACGGTGCTCGCCGATTTCGATGCGCGGGTGCAGATGGTGGAAGGCATCCCGCCGCGCGCGCCCTGCGTGTGCAGCGATCCTGATGACCAGGTGTTCATCGACCTAGCCGTGGCGCATCGGGCGCTGCTGCTTAGCAAGGATCGGGCTGTGCTGTCGATGAAGAAGCGGCTGGCGCTGCGTGGGGTGGCGGTGCAGGCGGCGTTTGGGCCATGA